A single window of Helicobacter pylori NCTC 11637 = CCUG 17874 = ATCC 43504 = JCM 12093 DNA harbors:
- a CDS encoding J domain-containing protein, translated as MAKVELLAKFTQIALPNSHPLLKKVLNYAKKHFSQCHMLSSSLLILNDTECFKKNYLLNWVYHALECTHEKDISQYSLEEILQKSHLPIRIKIMAQNTLLEKIEVKVLTFGAEYVLFITKHPIAKRFLRQKFSGCVFLETQDELHIRGDSERFWELIVTLNENRIVHNACLDFIYPNGFGKDSYTTMAERKLKECYKALGFIKHENFSEVKKRYLELAKTYHPDLCDLKEKKALYAKRFAIIQEAYRHIKKHA; from the coding sequence ATGGCCAAAGTTGAATTGTTAGCCAAATTCACGCAAATCGCGCTCCCTAACAGCCACCCTTTATTGAAAAAAGTTTTAAACTACGCTAAAAAACATTTCAGCCAGTGTCACATGCTCTCTTCATCATTACTCATCTTAAACGACACGGAATGCTTTAAAAAAAACTACTTGCTTAATTGGGTCTATCATGCCCTTGAATGCACGCATGAAAAAGATATTAGCCAATATTCATTAGAAGAGATTTTACAAAAAAGCCACCTGCCCATACGCATCAAAATCATGGCTCAAAACACGCTTTTAGAAAAAATAGAAGTGAAAGTTTTAACCTTTGGGGCAGAATACGTGCTTTTTATCACCAAGCACCCTATCGCCAAGCGGTTTTTACGCCAAAAATTCAGCGGCTGTGTGTTTTTAGAAACCCAAGATGAATTGCATATAAGAGGCGATTCAGAGCGTTTTTGGGAACTCATTGTAACGCTCAATGAAAATAGAATCGTCCATAACGCATGCTTAGATTTCATCTATCCTAATGGCTTTGGCAAGGACAGCTACACCACTATGGCTGAGCGCAAATTAAAAGAATGCTATAAAGCGTTAGGGTTTATCAAGCATGAAAATTTCAGCGAAGTCAAAAAGCGCTATTTAGAGTTGGCTAAAACCTACCACCCTGATTTGTGCGATCTTAAAGAAAAAAAGGCTCTTTATGCCAAACGCTTCGCTATCATTCAAGAAGCCTACCGCCACATTAAAAAACACGCTTAA
- the mnmA gene encoding tRNA 2-thiouridine(34) synthase MnmA, with protein MKIAVLLSGGVDSSYSAYSLKEQGHELVGIYLKLHASEKKHDLYIKNAQKACEFLGIPLEVLDFQKDFKSAVYDEFISAYEEGQTPNPCALCNPLMKFGLALDHALQLGCEKIATGHYARVKEIDKVSYIQEALDKTKDQSYFLYALEHEVIAKLVFPLGDLLKKDIKPLALSAMPFLGTLETYKESQEICFVEKSYIDTLKKHVEVEKEGVVKNLKGEIIGTHKGYMQYTIGKRKGFSIKGALEPHFVVGIDAKKNELVVGKKEDLATHSLKAKNKSLMKDFKSGEYFIKARYRSVPAKAFVSLKDGMIEVEFKEPFYGVAKGQALVVYQDDILLGGGVIV; from the coding sequence ATGAAAATAGCGGTATTACTCAGTGGGGGGGTGGATAGCTCTTATAGCGCTTATAGCTTAAAAGAGCAAGGGCATGAATTAGTGGGGATTTATTTAAAACTCCATGCGAGTGAAAAAAAGCATGATTTATACATTAAAAACGCTCAAAAAGCATGCGAGTTTTTAGGCATTCCTTTAGAGGTGTTGGATTTTCAAAAGGATTTTAAAAGCGCGGTTTATGATGAATTTATCAGCGCTTATGAAGAGGGGCAAACCCCTAACCCATGCGCGTTGTGCAACCCTTTAATGAAGTTTGGGCTAGCTTTAGATCACGCTTTACAATTAGGGTGTGAAAAGATCGCTACCGGGCATTATGCGAGAGTCAAAGAAATTGACAAGGTAAGTTATATTCAAGAGGCTTTGGATAAAACTAAAGATCAGAGCTATTTTTTATACGCTTTAGAGCATGAAGTCATCGCTAAATTGGTGTTCCCTTTAGGGGATTTGCTAAAAAAGGATATTAAGCCTTTAGCCTTGAGTGCGATGCCTTTTTTAGGCACTTTAGAGACTTATAAAGAATCTCAAGAAATTTGCTTTGTGGAAAAAAGCTACATTGACACTTTAAAAAAGCATGTTGAAGTGGAAAAAGAGGGCGTGGTGAAGAATTTAAAGGGCGAAATCATTGGCACGCATAAGGGCTATATGCAATACACGATTGGCAAACGCAAAGGCTTTAGTATTAAAGGCGCGTTAGAGCCGCATTTTGTGGTGGGGATTGACGCCAAAAAGAACGAGCTAGTCGTGGGCAAAAAAGAAGATCTCGCCACGCATTCCCTTAAGGCTAAAAACAAATCTTTAATGAAAGATTTTAAAAGTGGCGAATATTTTATCAAGGCTCGTTACAGGAGCGTGCCTGCTAAAGCGTTTGTCAGCTTAAAAGATGGAATGATTGAAGTTGAGTTTAAAGAGCCTTTTTACGGCGTGGCTAAAGGGCAAGCCTTGGTCGTTTATCAAGATGACATCTTGCTGGGTGGGGGCGTGATCGTTTAG